A genomic region of Halogeometricum rufum contains the following coding sequences:
- a CDS encoding ribonuclease H-like domain-containing protein: MRIENSFIPVRGVGERTERSLWEAGVLTWDAFDPSAAPVGETTGQRIETFVADALERLDDGDAGYFGEVFPSGERWRLYENFREETCFFDIETTGLDAARNDVTTVSFHQGGETTTLVRGHDLTAEALREQFADAALVASFNGKRFDVPFLEDNFDVSVDAPHVDLMYPCRRLDLTGGLKAIERAVGIDRDRPDLSGRDAVRLWHRYERDGDEDALDTLVSYNRDDTANLSNLMDVVVESLHEDSLGQFVDGAADRPAGSVSEE, from the coding sequence ATGCGCATCGAGAACAGCTTCATCCCCGTCCGCGGCGTGGGCGAACGGACGGAACGGTCCCTGTGGGAGGCGGGCGTCCTCACGTGGGACGCGTTCGACCCCTCGGCCGCCCCCGTCGGCGAGACGACGGGGCAGCGTATCGAGACGTTCGTCGCCGACGCCCTCGAACGACTCGACGACGGCGACGCCGGCTACTTCGGCGAGGTGTTCCCCTCCGGAGAGCGCTGGCGACTCTACGAGAACTTCCGCGAGGAGACCTGTTTCTTCGACATCGAGACGACCGGACTCGACGCCGCGCGAAACGACGTCACCACCGTGTCGTTCCACCAGGGCGGCGAGACGACGACGCTCGTCCGCGGTCACGACCTGACCGCGGAGGCCCTCCGCGAACAGTTCGCCGACGCCGCTCTCGTCGCGTCGTTCAACGGCAAGCGCTTCGACGTTCCCTTTTTGGAAGACAACTTCGACGTCTCCGTCGACGCCCCCCACGTCGACCTGATGTACCCCTGCCGCCGTCTCGACCTGACGGGCGGGCTGAAAGCCATCGAGCGAGCGGTCGGCATCGACCGCGACCGACCGGACCTCTCGGGCCGCGACGCGGTCCGCCTGTGGCACCGGTACGAACGCGACGGCGACGAGGACGCCCTCGACACCCTCGTCTCGTACAACCGCGACGACACGGCCAACCTGTCGAACCTGATGGACGTGGTCGTCGAGTCGCTCCACGAGGACTCGCTGGGTCAGTTCGTGGACGGGGCGGCGGACCGACCCGCCGGGTCCGTCTCGGAGGAGTGA
- a CDS encoding dolichyl-phosphate hexose transferase, whose translation MGTYNEEQAIGPVLADIDRVTDGRAEVVCVDGSDDRTPEIARKMGATVIEQEPQGYGVAVREAVLTPDRPVVVTTDCDDTYPMEMLPEFLERINEGYDVVSGDRISPGAAAMPTLNRYGNAAFALLASLLMGRRVHDTTTGMRAYRRELLHDIEWTENTGLSAELLVRPLMRDYRITEVPIPYRERAGETKLDPFRGGAEIAASIVTVCLEERLR comes from the coding sequence ATGGGGACGTACAACGAGGAACAGGCCATCGGCCCGGTGCTGGCCGACATCGACCGGGTCACGGACGGCCGGGCCGAAGTCGTCTGCGTCGACGGTTCCGACGACCGGACGCCGGAAATCGCGCGGAAGATGGGCGCGACGGTCATCGAGCAGGAACCGCAGGGCTACGGCGTCGCCGTCCGCGAGGCGGTGTTGACGCCGGACCGCCCCGTCGTCGTCACCACCGACTGCGACGACACCTACCCGATGGAGATGCTGCCGGAGTTCCTCGAACGAATCAACGAGGGGTACGACGTGGTCTCGGGCGACCGAATCTCGCCCGGGGCGGCGGCGATGCCGACGCTGAACCGCTACGGCAACGCCGCGTTCGCCCTCCTCGCGTCGCTCCTGATGGGTCGCCGCGTCCACGACACCACCACGGGCATGCGCGCGTACCGCCGCGAACTCCTGCACGACATCGAGTGGACGGAGAACACCGGCCTCTCGGCCGAACTCCTCGTCCGCCCCCTGATGCGCGACTATCGGATCACCGAAGTTCCGATTCCCTACCGCGAACGCGCGGGCGAGACCAAACTCGACCCGTTCCGCGGCGGCGCGGAGATAGCCGCCTCCATCGTGACGGTCTGTCTGGAAGAGCGCCTTCGCTGA
- a CDS encoding DUF7344 domain-containing protein, which translates to MTDTIATLADSDRRTVLSCLDDYYTAVDIESLAVDVVAARDGTPRTEVSEEERESELVRLHHVDLPKLDEAGFVAFDHEAGTVTRRRGDAVTASPVFSD; encoded by the coding sequence ATGACCGACACAATCGCAACCCTCGCTGACTCCGACCGACGCACCGTGCTGTCCTGCCTCGACGACTACTACACCGCCGTCGACATCGAATCGCTGGCGGTCGACGTCGTCGCCGCCCGGGACGGCACGCCTCGCACCGAAGTGAGCGAGGAGGAACGCGAGAGCGAACTCGTCCGCCTCCACCACGTCGACCTCCCCAAACTCGACGAGGCCGGATTCGTGGCGTTCGACCACGAGGCCGGAACGGTCACGCGTCGCCGTGGTGACGCCGTCACCGCCTCGCCCGTCTTCTCGGACTGA
- a CDS encoding tyrosine-type recombinase/integrase, which yields MAVETADGEVVEDPVAYFLQDMTYHGKTERTKDAYERVLRRFEAFLADPEANPMDAEKAVSGASHRDCMAWIHSLRQADAADSTVATYASYLHRFYAYMTQVGAFEANPMTLVMEEMDEQIDTNPSRREITVAEMRAFLREVHHPLDHAVMFTLLKTGMRVGELCNLDCRDVVLADDTPLGDVSNRAQLDGRGPSLYISVEPSAGATTNGERRTASNKRKRSTVVPVDEELTTVLTRWLAVRPDVTSPANPLFVSTSGSWGDRLTTDMVHHLVERHAAERGWHRAGADSEENVTPHYFRHFFTTHLRDRTGDRGIVKYLRGDVGGDIIDTYTHNWGDRVRETYERNIYSLL from the coding sequence ATGGCCGTTGAGACGGCCGACGGCGAGGTGGTCGAGGACCCCGTCGCGTACTTCCTGCAGGACATGACGTACCACGGGAAGACGGAGCGAACGAAAGACGCCTACGAGCGCGTTCTGCGGCGCTTCGAGGCGTTCCTCGCGGACCCGGAGGCGAACCCGATGGACGCCGAGAAAGCCGTCTCGGGGGCGTCTCATCGCGACTGCATGGCGTGGATTCACTCGCTCCGACAGGCCGACGCCGCCGACAGCACCGTCGCCACGTACGCCTCCTACCTCCACCGGTTCTACGCCTACATGACGCAGGTCGGTGCCTTCGAGGCCAACCCGATGACCCTGGTCATGGAGGAGATGGACGAGCAGATAGACACGAACCCCTCGCGGCGCGAAATCACCGTCGCCGAGATGCGCGCGTTCCTCCGCGAGGTGCACCATCCGCTGGACCACGCGGTGATGTTCACCCTCCTCAAGACGGGGATGCGCGTCGGCGAACTGTGCAACCTCGACTGTCGCGACGTCGTCCTCGCGGACGATACACCGCTGGGTGATGTATCCAACCGGGCGCAACTCGACGGCCGCGGGCCGTCGCTGTACATCTCGGTGGAACCGTCGGCGGGAGCGACGACGAACGGCGAACGCCGGACGGCGTCGAACAAGCGCAAGCGGTCCACCGTCGTCCCCGTCGACGAGGAGTTAACGACCGTCCTCACCCGGTGGTTGGCCGTCAGACCGGACGTCACCTCCCCCGCGAACCCGCTCTTCGTCAGTACGTCGGGCAGTTGGGGCGACCGGTTGACGACCGACATGGTCCACCACCTCGTCGAACGCCACGCGGCCGAACGCGGGTGGCACCGCGCCGGCGCCGACAGCGAGGAGAACGTCACGCCGCACTACTTCCGGCACTTCTTCACGACCCACCTGCGCGACCGAACCGGTGACCGCGGCATCGTGAAGTACCTCCGCGGCGACGTCGGCGGCGACATCATCGACACCTACACCCACAACTGGGGTGACCGGGTCCGAGAGACGTACGAGCGCAACATCTACTCGCTCCTCTGA
- a CDS encoding DUF5805 domain-containing protein, which translates to MTEEKTERKTVMTYVPAYQKERWKTHAERLGMSQSEFVRTMVQAGRRDFEIPDRTHADEAASDDGSGGGNEFEGRVLDALSAAEHRSWDELLDALTDDIEDRLDETLQDLQAANRVQYSGRHGGYALAPGAFEGDDGR; encoded by the coding sequence ATGACTGAAGAGAAGACGGAGCGAAAGACGGTGATGACGTACGTTCCCGCGTATCAGAAAGAGCGGTGGAAGACCCACGCCGAGCGACTCGGGATGAGTCAGAGCGAGTTCGTCAGGACGATGGTCCAGGCGGGGCGGCGCGACTTCGAGATACCGGACCGAACGCACGCCGACGAAGCGGCCAGCGACGACGGAAGCGGCGGCGGCAACGAGTTCGAGGGACGCGTCCTCGACGCCCTCTCGGCGGCGGAACACCGGTCGTGGGACGAACTCCTCGACGCGTTGACCGACGACATCGAGGACAGACTCGACGAGACGCTACAGGACCTCCAGGCGGCGAACCGGGTGCAGTACAGCGGCCGGCACGGCGGGTACGCGCTCGCGCCGGGCGCGTTCGAGGGCGACGATGGCCGTTGA
- a CDS encoding DUF4349 domain-containing protein encodes MSQRRTLLLVAVVALVALAGCNGAGNAGGSADMERADGGAAVSATAAPEATSSGGSGGSGGDASVQANVQNRALIKTGTVRVEVDDFQRSKANLTAAVAGYGGFVSDTTQERHGVGNETYTTGRLVLRVPAEDFDALVEDAKAEGDVEVVQTNTEDVTDRLVDLEARLENLRAQRDQLRDLYEQANTTEDVLAVQRELSGVQGEIERLEAQKQSLEDRVAYSTLTVELREPRPTPNRVAPDRWYDTPVLSAFLQSVDGVVVVARALVVGVAYALPYVLAFVLPVALVGGVAYRYRERWLPHQ; translated from the coding sequence ATGTCACAGAGACGAACGCTCCTCCTCGTCGCCGTGGTCGCACTCGTCGCCCTCGCCGGGTGCAACGGTGCGGGGAACGCCGGCGGCAGCGCCGATATGGAACGGGCAGACGGCGGCGCGGCCGTGTCGGCCACCGCCGCGCCCGAGGCGACGTCCTCGGGGGGGTCCGGCGGGTCCGGCGGCGACGCTTCCGTGCAGGCGAACGTCCAGAACCGCGCGCTCATCAAGACCGGCACCGTCCGCGTCGAAGTCGACGACTTCCAGCGGTCGAAGGCGAACCTGACCGCGGCCGTCGCGGGCTACGGCGGGTTCGTCTCCGACACGACGCAGGAGCGTCACGGCGTCGGCAACGAGACGTACACGACGGGCCGACTCGTCCTGCGCGTCCCCGCCGAAGACTTCGACGCCCTCGTCGAGGACGCGAAGGCCGAGGGCGACGTGGAAGTCGTCCAGACGAACACCGAGGACGTCACCGACCGCCTCGTGGACCTCGAAGCGCGACTGGAGAACCTCCGCGCGCAACGCGACCAACTCCGTGACCTGTACGAACAGGCGAACACCACGGAGGACGTGCTGGCCGTCCAGCGCGAACTCTCCGGCGTGCAGGGCGAGATCGAGCGTCTGGAGGCGCAGAAACAGTCCCTGGAGGACCGCGTCGCCTACTCCACGCTGACGGTCGAACTGCGCGAACCCCGGCCGACGCCGAACCGGGTCGCCCCCGACCGCTGGTACGACACGCCCGTCCTCTCGGCGTTCCTGCAGTCCGTCGACGGCGTCGTCGTCGTCGCCCGCGCCCTCGTCGTCGGCGTCGCGTACGCTCTCCCGTACGTCCTCGCGTTCGTCCTCCCCGTCGCCCTCGTCGGCGGCGTGGCGTACCGCTACCGAGAGCGCTGGCTCCCGCACCAGTAG
- a CDS encoding DUF5800 family protein, whose translation MTVLSVDDKGVDVEYEGTEFRLEKSLIEDATGKSYPDVTDHEVLKIVEKNPALSGEPRRIGDIIRA comes from the coding sequence ATGACTGTTCTGTCGGTCGACGACAAGGGCGTGGACGTCGAGTACGAGGGGACCGAGTTCCGCCTGGAGAAGTCGCTCATCGAGGACGCGACGGGGAAGTCCTACCCCGACGTGACGGACCACGAGGTGCTGAAGATAGTCGAGAAAAACCCCGCGCTCAGCGGCGAACCGCGTCGCATCGGCGACATCATACGCGCTTGA
- a CDS encoding HNH endonuclease, protein MSSYECPLSICPRSFETASKAEDHCARRHGIVKDELDWFNDTYEPPKDRASVRPDSIGTAVNFEYVKCETCGASKTLSEYEKATRDVTFCSKKCRSAYFSERFSGSNHPNWKEDPRQHYYGANWEEQRSKRIALDGRECFSCGISDKKHQNIYSNSLHVHHIVPRSEFRGEGRLDWEQANKLTNLVSLCSSCHSRLEGKQEEFFEEAQKLADDSK, encoded by the coding sequence ATGAGTAGTTACGAGTGTCCCCTGTCGATCTGCCCTCGTTCTTTTGAGACAGCAAGCAAAGCAGAAGACCATTGTGCCCGAAGACATGGAATCGTCAAAGATGAATTAGACTGGTTCAACGACACCTACGAACCTCCAAAAGACCGTGCCAGCGTTCGTCCGGATTCAATTGGGACGGCGGTTAACTTCGAATACGTAAAATGTGAAACTTGTGGTGCGTCTAAGACCCTCTCAGAATATGAGAAAGCAACCCGAGACGTTACGTTTTGCTCTAAAAAGTGTCGGTCAGCATATTTCTCAGAAAGATTCTCCGGCTCCAATCATCCCAACTGGAAAGAGGACCCCCGTCAACACTACTACGGGGCAAATTGGGAGGAACAGAGATCCAAGAGAATCGCTCTAGATGGTAGAGAGTGTTTTTCCTGTGGTATTTCGGATAAGAAACATCAGAACATATATTCAAATAGTTTGCATGTTCACCATATCGTTCCAAGAAGTGAATTCAGAGGCGAAGGACGGTTAGACTGGGAACAGGCAAACAAATTGACGAATCTAGTAAGTTTATGCAGTTCTTGCCACTCGCGATTAGAAGGAAAGCAAGAAGAGTTCTTCGAGGAAGCTCAAAAATTGGCCGATGACAGCAAGTAA
- a CDS encoding redox-regulated ATPase YchF, with the protein MLSIALAGKPNAGKSTFYRAATMADVDVGNYPFTTIDPNRGVSYARTRCPCLDRDERCGNCEGGVRYVGVELLDVAGLVPGAHEGRGLGNQFLDALTNADVILAVVDASGGTNEEGEPVEVGTYDPVEEADFVEEELEQWLAGIIEGNWESVVRKSRSPDFDIDEALAEMLTGFGATEYDVAASLRSLEYPDDPQQWTDEDRVALARDVRARTKPIVLVANKADVAPEENLERLRESDKPVVAATADGELALRRAAEAGVVDYLPGDGDFDIVGDVSDAQADGLEKIRTVVEENGGTGVQEAIDTAVYDVLDMVTAYPVQNETKWTDGAGEMLPDAFLLERGSTPKDLAYAVHSDIGDGYLHAVDARSARRISESHELEEGDVIKIVSTAN; encoded by the coding sequence ATGCTCTCTATCGCTCTCGCGGGCAAGCCCAACGCGGGCAAGTCCACCTTCTACAGGGCGGCGACGATGGCCGACGTGGACGTGGGCAACTACCCGTTCACCACCATCGACCCGAACCGCGGCGTGAGTTACGCTCGGACGCGATGCCCCTGCCTCGACAGGGACGAACGGTGCGGCAACTGCGAGGGGGGCGTCCGCTACGTCGGCGTTGAGTTGCTGGACGTGGCCGGACTCGTCCCCGGCGCCCACGAGGGCCGGGGACTGGGCAACCAGTTCCTCGACGCCCTCACGAACGCGGACGTCATCCTCGCCGTCGTCGACGCCTCCGGCGGGACGAACGAGGAGGGCGAACCCGTCGAGGTGGGGACGTACGACCCCGTCGAGGAGGCCGACTTCGTCGAGGAGGAGCTAGAGCAGTGGCTCGCGGGCATCATCGAGGGCAACTGGGAGTCCGTCGTCCGCAAGTCCCGGTCGCCGGACTTCGACATCGACGAGGCCCTCGCGGAGATGCTGACGGGGTTCGGCGCGACGGAGTACGACGTGGCCGCCTCGCTCCGGTCGCTGGAGTACCCCGACGACCCCCAGCAGTGGACCGACGAGGACCGGGTGGCACTCGCGCGTGACGTGCGTGCACGGACGAAACCCATCGTCCTCGTCGCGAACAAGGCGGACGTCGCGCCGGAGGAGAACCTCGAACGCCTGCGCGAGTCGGACAAACCCGTCGTCGCCGCCACCGCGGACGGCGAACTCGCCCTGCGCCGCGCCGCGGAGGCGGGCGTCGTCGACTACCTGCCCGGCGACGGCGACTTCGACATCGTCGGCGACGTCTCCGACGCGCAGGCGGACGGCCTGGAGAAGATTCGAACGGTCGTCGAGGAAAACGGCGGGACGGGCGTGCAAGAGGCCATCGACACCGCCGTCTACGACGTTCTCGACATGGTGACGGCCTACCCGGTGCAGAACGAGACGAAGTGGACCGACGGCGCGGGCGAGATGCTCCCCGACGCCTTCCTCCTCGAACGCGGGTCGACGCCGAAGGACCTCGCCTACGCCGTCCACTCGGACATCGGCGACGGCTACCTGCACGCCGTCGACGCTCGGTCCGCCCGTCGCATCTCCGAGAGCCACGAACTGGAGGAGGGCGACGTGATAAAGATAGTCAGCACCGCGAACTGA
- a CDS encoding pyridoxal phosphate-dependent aminotransferase yields MSEFSDRIEKVSISGIREVFEAAGEGAINLGLGQPDFAAPEHARQAAIEAIRDGRADAYTENKGMLSLREAIAAKHERDQGIDLHPDDVIATAGGSEALHIVMEAHVDPGDEVIIPDPGFVSYDALTTLAGGTPVPVPLRDDLTLDPAAVEEAITDDTAAFVVNSPGNPTGAVSPPEDVREFARIADEHDVLCVSDEVYEYTVFDGEFRSPAEFAETDNVVVVNSASKLYSMTGWRLGWVYGSSRRVERMVRVHQYAQACAAAPSQFAAEAALTGPQDIVGEMTESFRRRRDLVVEGLEDIGLTVPTPKGAFYAMPEVPEGFVDACLERGVIVVPGDAFGANGEGYARLSYATDEDSLREALDVMADAYDAVV; encoded by the coding sequence ATGTCGGAGTTCTCAGACCGAATCGAGAAGGTGTCGATAAGCGGAATCCGCGAGGTGTTCGAGGCCGCCGGCGAGGGTGCCATAAACCTCGGCCTCGGCCAACCCGACTTCGCCGCGCCCGAACACGCCCGGCAGGCCGCCATCGAGGCCATCCGGGACGGCCGCGCGGACGCCTACACCGAGAACAAGGGGATGCTGTCGCTCCGGGAGGCCATCGCCGCCAAGCACGAACGCGACCAGGGAATCGACCTCCACCCCGACGACGTCATCGCCACCGCCGGCGGTTCCGAGGCCCTCCACATCGTGATGGAGGCGCACGTGGACCCCGGCGACGAGGTCATCATCCCCGACCCCGGGTTCGTCTCCTACGACGCGCTGACGACACTGGCGGGCGGGACGCCCGTTCCGGTCCCCCTCCGCGACGACCTGACGCTCGACCCCGCCGCCGTCGAGGAGGCCATCACCGACGACACCGCGGCGTTCGTCGTCAACAGTCCGGGCAACCCGACGGGCGCGGTGTCGCCGCCGGAGGACGTCCGCGAGTTCGCCCGCATCGCCGACGAACACGACGTGCTCTGCGTCTCCGACGAGGTGTACGAGTACACCGTGTTCGACGGCGAGTTCCGCTCGCCCGCCGAGTTCGCCGAGACGGACAACGTCGTCGTAGTCAACTCCGCGTCGAAGCTCTACTCGATGACCGGGTGGCGGCTGGGATGGGTGTACGGCTCCTCCCGGCGGGTCGAACGCATGGTCCGGGTTCACCAGTACGCGCAGGCGTGCGCCGCCGCTCCGTCGCAGTTCGCCGCCGAGGCGGCGCTGACCGGCCCGCAGGACATCGTCGGCGAGATGACCGAGTCGTTCCGTCGGCGCCGCGACCTCGTCGTCGAGGGTCTCGAAGACATCGGCCTGACGGTGCCGACGCCGAAGGGCGCGTTCTACGCGATGCCCGAGGTGCCCGAGGGCTTCGTGGATGCGTGTCTCGAACGCGGCGTCATCGTCGTCCCCGGCGACGCCTTCGGCGCGAACGGCGAGGGCTACGCCCGCCTGTCGTACGCCACCGACGAGGACTCCCTCCGCGAAGCGCTGGACGTCATGGCCGACGCGTACGACGCCGTCGTCTGA
- a CDS encoding polymer-forming cytoskeletal protein, translating to MSLGSDPLDALEIPDGTTVEEHDLVTDGDVIVGGQSTVEFGVRGRNVFAGERVQFGGDIEAEGDCRLDVWCDVAGNVLVGQDAYLGERVHVGGRLMVSGDLDIGDDVDIEEGFEASGWIVIRNPVPTLVFYFIVLSQLLRLGENEAADELAESLTGDSEIDPLVVPRGSTVSDDAWRASTPAHVGDDCRLHGNLRAESITVGEDNNIFGSLRARGDITVGPGTRIHGDVTTRNGTVTIEGDARILGDVSCSELELHENAAVDGTMRAKGDMRIVRADVSRDAE from the coding sequence GTGTCACTCGGCTCGGACCCGCTCGACGCGCTCGAAATTCCGGACGGAACCACCGTCGAAGAGCACGATTTGGTGACCGACGGCGACGTCATCGTCGGGGGACAGAGCACCGTCGAGTTCGGGGTCCGCGGCCGGAACGTCTTCGCCGGCGAACGCGTCCAGTTCGGCGGCGACATCGAGGCCGAGGGCGACTGCCGCCTCGACGTCTGGTGCGACGTGGCCGGCAACGTCCTCGTCGGACAGGACGCGTACCTCGGCGAACGCGTCCACGTCGGCGGCCGCCTGATGGTCTCGGGCGACCTGGACATCGGCGACGACGTGGACATCGAGGAGGGGTTCGAGGCCAGCGGATGGATCGTCATCCGGAACCCGGTGCCGACGCTCGTCTTCTACTTCATCGTCCTCTCGCAACTGCTCCGACTGGGCGAGAACGAGGCGGCCGACGAACTCGCGGAGTCGCTGACGGGCGACAGCGAGATTGACCCACTCGTCGTCCCGCGCGGGTCGACCGTCTCCGACGACGCGTGGCGGGCGTCGACCCCCGCCCACGTCGGCGACGACTGCCGCCTGCACGGCAACCTGCGCGCGGAGTCCATCACCGTCGGCGAGGACAACAACATCTTCGGCAGTCTCCGCGCCCGCGGCGACATCACCGTCGGCCCCGGCACCAGAATCCACGGCGACGTGACGACGCGGAACGGCACCGTCACCATCGAGGGCGACGCGCGCATCCTCGGCGACGTCTCCTGTTCGGAACTCGAACTCCACGAGAACGCCGCCGTCGACGGGACGATGCGGGCGAAGGGCGACATGCGCATCGTCCGCGCCGACGTGTCCCGCGACGCGGAGTGA
- a CDS encoding DUF3179 domain-containing protein — translation MNRRRFVAALGTTASVGVAGCLGTSGGASAPTDGFETTDADGDVNPVAFGNVSLPVSEDELNRGARQDGIPAIVDPEFGSDWSDVDATLDDVEPVVGVELGGEARAYPLAVLNWHEIVNDAFDRPILVTYCPLCGSAVVAERVVAGDTRTFGVSGYLWHSDLVMYDRESDSLWSQVLATAIRGPLTGTELDLLPATTTSWGEWRASHPDTSVLLPPPLSDTVTGRVTRDYDRDPYRGYDASSRIGIGYNDDVDDRLHPKTRVLGVAHGGEAVAYPLSAVSETPLVTDDVGGLPVVVAATTGGTLVAYDRRVDGSALSFDRESGTDVLAAGGSRWNLLTGRATDGPHAGTTLTRANDRSPMFWFAWAEFFPDTAIYVRA, via the coding sequence ATGAATCGTCGCCGTTTCGTCGCAGCGCTCGGAACGACCGCCAGCGTCGGCGTCGCGGGCTGTCTCGGCACGTCCGGCGGGGCGTCCGCACCCACCGACGGGTTCGAAACCACCGACGCGGACGGCGACGTGAACCCCGTCGCGTTCGGCAACGTCTCGCTGCCGGTGTCGGAGGACGAACTGAACCGGGGCGCGCGGCAGGACGGTATCCCGGCCATCGTCGACCCGGAGTTCGGTTCCGACTGGTCGGACGTGGACGCGACGCTCGACGACGTCGAACCCGTCGTCGGCGTCGAACTCGGCGGCGAGGCACGGGCGTACCCGCTCGCGGTCCTGAACTGGCACGAAATCGTCAACGACGCGTTCGACCGGCCGATTCTCGTCACCTACTGTCCGCTCTGCGGGAGCGCCGTCGTCGCCGAACGGGTCGTCGCGGGCGACACGCGGACGTTCGGCGTCTCGGGCTACCTCTGGCACTCCGACCTCGTGATGTACGACCGCGAGTCCGACTCGCTGTGGAGTCAGGTGCTGGCGACGGCCATCCGCGGCCCTCTCACGGGGACGGAACTGGACCTCCTCCCGGCGACGACCACCTCGTGGGGGGAGTGGCGCGCGTCCCACCCCGACACGTCGGTGCTCCTCCCTCCGCCCCTCTCCGACACCGTCACCGGCCGGGTGACCCGCGACTACGACCGCGACCCGTACCGTGGTTACGACGCCTCCTCGCGGATCGGAATCGGCTACAACGACGACGTCGACGACCGACTCCACCCCAAGACGCGCGTCCTCGGCGTCGCCCACGGCGGCGAGGCGGTGGCCTACCCGCTCTCGGCAGTCTCCGAGACGCCCCTCGTCACCGACGACGTGGGCGGACTCCCCGTCGTCGTCGCCGCGACGACGGGCGGGACGCTGGTCGCCTACGACCGCCGAGTCGACGGGTCGGCGCTCTCGTTCGACCGCGAGTCGGGAACCGACGTGCTCGCGGCCGGCGGGTCGCGGTGGAACCTCCTCACCGGCCGCGCGACGGACGGCCCGCACGCGGGAACGACGCTGACGCGGGCGAACGACCGGTCGCCGATGTTCTGGTTCGCGTGGGCGGAGTTCTTCCCCGATACCGCAATCTACGTCCGGGCGTGA
- a CDS encoding SOS response-associated peptidase: MCGRYSLFTPREELEERFDATFETSPEPRYNCAPGQRLPVVTNDDPGAFRSLKWGLVPPWADDRKVGSNLINARAETVREKPSFREAFERRRCLVPADGFYEWVQTEGGKQPYRVAFEDDRPFAMAGLWERWKPPQTQTGLGDFAGGGAADAEAETLETFTVVTAEPNELVSDLHGRMSVILAPDEEETWLHGDGDDAAALLDTYPDDEMRAYPVSTRVNSPANDDSSVVEPVER, encoded by the coding sequence ATGTGTGGCCGGTACAGTCTGTTCACCCCGCGCGAGGAACTCGAAGAGCGGTTCGACGCGACGTTCGAGACGTCGCCGGAACCGCGGTACAACTGCGCGCCCGGGCAGCGACTCCCGGTCGTGACGAACGACGACCCGGGGGCGTTTCGGTCCCTCAAGTGGGGGCTCGTCCCCCCGTGGGCGGACGACCGGAAAGTCGGGAGCAACCTCATCAACGCGCGTGCGGAGACGGTGCGGGAGAAGCCGAGTTTCCGCGAGGCGTTCGAGCGTCGCCGGTGTCTCGTGCCCGCCGACGGGTTCTACGAGTGGGTCCAGACCGAGGGCGGTAAGCAACCCTACCGCGTCGCGTTCGAGGACGACCGCCCGTTCGCGATGGCCGGCCTGTGGGAGCGGTGGAAGCCGCCGCAGACGCAGACCGGACTCGGTGACTTCGCGGGCGGCGGGGCGGCCGACGCGGAGGCGGAGACGCTGGAGACGTTCACCGTCGTCACGGCCGAACCGAACGAACTCGTCTCCGACTTGCACGGCCGGATGTCCGTCATCCTCGCGCCGGACGAGGAGGAGACGTGGCTTCACGGCGACGGCGACGACGCCGCGGCACTCCTCGACACGTACCCCGACGACGAGATGCGCGCGTACCCCGTCTCGACGCGCGTCAACAGTCCCGCGAACGACGATTCGAGCGTCGTCGAACCCGTGGAACGCTGA